A segment of the Rhizoctonia solani chromosome 12, complete sequence genome:
ACCCATTCCTTCGGGTAGACCGTTGCCAGTGTAAATGAAAGACTCGGGATGATTCGCCGTACGCCCGTCGAATTTTTGCCATGTTTCGCCTTCTGGGAAATACGAGTCACCTACAGGCACGGTTCGACGATCCGCCTCGACTGAATGAGGCGGCTCGTCATCTCTGGGCGAATATTGAGGTTTGTCGCCGTAAACGGCCTCTTTCTTGGCCGGTCGTCAACGTCCCATCGTGCCGTGGATCGGGGTAGGCGGCGGTAGTACCATCGACAAATATAGCAGTACAAGGCGAGCAAGACAATTAGCGCGGAACCTCCAGAAGCTATGCCGATAACGGCCGGGGGAAGGGAGTGTAGCGCCGAGTTGGCAATTCCATCGTACACTCTCTGAGCCGGGTCAAGCACAAGCGGAGTTGAATCTGCGCTTGCTTCGGCGGTGGCTGTTGAAACAGAGCTTGAGGACGAGAGAGAGCTTTCTATGAGGGGCGTACTCGAGCTTGTGGGAGGAGCACGAAGAATCGCAGTAGGAGGAGGGGCGAAAGTCATTACGGACGTATCAATAATCAGGTTGGTAGCTGTGGGCATGGAAAAGCTGATCTCGAACGGGACGGTAACTGACGCCTCTTGACGAGGGGCCACAACGGGCACAGGCTCCTGTCTTGCTTGAACCCGGGCATGAATTGCTTTGCGAGAGTCGAAGGAACGCATACTGCTGCTAGGATGAAAAAAGGAGGTGTGTTTTATGAACGATGGTTGTTAAAAAGAACGTCTAAATAGTCCAAAGATAGCTTCAATAATCCGGGTCAATCGTTGAAAAAAGAATTGAAACGGAGCTGCCTGGGAGCACGAGCGAGCCTACTCCCGGCAGGTAGCAACGGAGGGGGATCGAAGTTGTTGTTAGGTCCGAATGAAGTCTATCTGGACTTATAGATTGCACGCGGACGAGATGCGAATCTTCTCAGGAACGATCAGTAACCACCTCATATTCCAGTCTGTAAGGGGGAGGAACATACCAACAATTGGCCGTGGACGGAGACGATTATCAAAGGGACGGTTGCCAAGAGTAGCAAGTAATTTAGTAAAGACTGTAGTATGCTACAAATCGAGTATTTAACATAAAGGACTTGTCATTTATGTGACACAATTGCTCACTATGAGTGACGTTCGGATGATGCAACGAGTTTAAGAGTTTACTGCATATGTATAAGGTTAACCCAAGGTCGTCGTTCTTCCACAAAACTCGGACCTGGGAAGAAGCTCGGCAACATGATGACGTAATCATCACAAGCGCCGACGCGGGACAAATGGAATCGTACGTTTAGGTTTTTGGCTCTTGACACGACACAAAAGAACTTTACACCATGACCGCGTTCGAGTCCTACTTGGTTATTGGCGGAAGTGGATTTTTGGGCCGGCATATAGTCGAGGCGCTCGTTGCTCGCGGCGAAAAAGATGTTGCGGTCCTGGATATCGTGCAGAGATACGACGATGTCCGCTTTTTCTCGGCGGACATTACGAATGAAGCAGACGTAGCCGATGTGATTCGCAAAGTAAGTTCGCATATGTGGAGAAATCTCAGTGTTGCTGCTTACACCTTTATTCTAGGCCAATATTACATGTATTATCCACACTGCGTCCCCAGTGCACGGCCTCGGCAAAGAAATTTACTGGAAAGTCAACGTTGATGGAACCAAGGCCGTAATTGCTGCTGCTCAAGCGCACGGTGTCAAAAAACTCGTTTACACGAGCAGCGCAGGTGTTGTCTATAATGGAGAGGACCTTATTGATGTGGACGAGCGACTTGAATATCCAGAAGTCCCAATGGATGCTTACAATGAACCAAGGCCGAAGCTGAAAAACTTGTATTGGCGGCCAATGGTGTAAATGACCTTCTCACCGTAGCCATTCGACCTGCTGGGATTTTCGGGTACGTACCTATTCTATTTCATCTGACGTGTTAATTAATGCCACGTACTTTTAGTCCTGGTGATCGGCAAGTCATGAAAGGATTGATGGACGTGGTCGCCAATGGCCAAACCCGGTTCCAGATTGGCTCAAACAATAATCTTTTCGACTGGACGTATGTGACCAACGTCGCGCATGCACACCTCCTTGCAGCGGACAAACTTGGCCAAACACTCCCTCCAAAGGATGAGCTCTTGAACTCACCTTTACCCCCAGTGTCCCTGACCACAGATCCCATCCCCCACCGTATCCCTACCTCTGCTGCACGCCCTCTCGGGCCTACTTTGCACCCGACAGAGACAGACAAGGAGGCTGCAGCCGCATTCGAGACTACCGGACTTCCGCCCGATGTACCCGTGCTACGCACCAAGTTCGATCCCCTCTCCGAGGCTGCACTAAGCAAGGAAGATACCTCTCCTCTTTCTGTCGCAGGCCAGGCATTTTTCATTAC
Coding sequences within it:
- a CDS encoding 3-beta hydroxysteroid dehydrogenase/isomerase family protein encodes the protein MTAFESYLVIGGSGFLGRHIVEALVARGEKDVAVLDIVQRYDDVRFFSADITNEADVADVIRKANITCIIHTASPVHGLGKEIYWKVNVDGTKAVIAAAQAHGVKKLVYTSSAGVVYNGEDLIDAEAEKLVLAANGVNDLLTVAIRPAGIFGPGDRQVMKGLMDVVANGQTRFQIGSNNNLFDWTYVTNVAHAHLLAADKLGQTLPPKDELLNSPLPPVSLTTDPIPHRIPTSAARPLGPTLHPTETDKEAAAAFETTGLPPDVPVLRTKFDPLSEAALSKEDTSPLSVAGQAFFITNGEPVYFWDFTRAVWRAAGHVPNSRFVFPKDIGLMEAGFTRFRVTFACASRWYNIEKARRVLGYEPQVGLEEGVQLMVDWWKKQQAAKTT